The Erythrobacter sp. genome segment GAGTACCTGCCAATCCTGCTGTTCCTCGGAATCGCGGCGCTATTGTCGGCAGCATTCGTGTTCCTGCCGATGGGAGTTTCGCGGCTGACCGGCAGCCACAAGCCCACCGAAGCCAAGCTGACCGAGTACGAATGCGGCTTCCCCGCTTTCGAAGACCCGCGCAGCCAGTTCGACGTGCGCTTCTATCTGGTGGCGATCCTGTTCATCATCTTCGATCTTGAAGCCGCGTTCCTGTTTCCCTGGGCCGTCAGCCTCGACCTGACCGGTTGGCCGGGCTGGATCACGATGATGATCTTCCTCGGCGAACTCGCGATCGGCCTGGCCTATGCGTGGAAGAAGGGAGCCCTGGAATGGGAGTGAAGGACAAGCCCGAGCCCGCGCTCTACCCGGCATTCCAGGACGGGCGGGATCGTCCGGCGGCGGATCACAACCGGATGCTGCACCAAGGGGAAACCGCGAAGGGCGGGGAAACCTACCTACCCGATGCGGAATACTTCAAGGCGATGCAGGCCGAGGTGAACGACAAGGGTTTCCTCGTCACCAGCACCGAAGACCTGTTCCAGTGGGCGCGCACGGGCAGCCTGTGGTGGATGACTTTCGGCCTCGCCTGCTGCGCGGTGGAAATGATCCACGTTAACATGCCGCGCTATGACATGGAGCGGTTCGGCGTGGTCCCGCGCGCCAGCCCGCGCCAGTCGGACGTGATGATCGTGGCGGGAACCCTGTGCAACAAGATGGCCCCAGCATTGCGCCGGGTGTATGACCAGATGTCGGACCCGAAATACGTGATCTCGATGGGCAGCTGCGCCAATGGCGGCGGCTATTAC includes the following:
- a CDS encoding NADH-quinone oxidoreductase subunit B; this encodes MQAEVNDKGFLVTSTEDLFQWARTGSLWWMTFGLACCAVEMIHVNMPRYDMERFGVVPRASPRQSDVMIVAGTLCNKMAPALRRVYDQMSDPKYVISMGSCANGGGYYHYSYSVVRGCDRIVPVDIYIPGCPPTAEALLYGVMQLQRKIRRSGTIER
- the ndhC gene encoding NADH-quinone oxidoreductase subunit A, whose amino-acid sequence is MADQSTYFAEYLPILLFLGIAALLSAAFVFLPMGVSRLTGSHKPTEAKLTEYECGFPAFEDPRSQFDVRFYLVAILFIIFDLEAAFLFPWAVSLDLTGWPGWITMMIFLGELAIGLAYAWKKGALEWE